A genomic stretch from Gopherus flavomarginatus isolate rGopFla2 chromosome 3, rGopFla2.mat.asm, whole genome shotgun sequence includes:
- the LOC127046887 gene encoding uncharacterized protein LOC127046887, with protein sequence MPGVLLPARSLPGLPVGRVPPSMDRPLLLCLPTVSSRPPSSAQDAQGQSPPYPDFSGLADAALVHHAARPVSVRPDSPASLPGPDHAGLRQATPPRPAVPSSDCMAAGWLSQSELRCSAAVQQVLLGSRKPSTRSTYLAKWKRFCHWCAQQDLVPQSVSVPIILDYLWSLKEQGLAISSLRVHLAAISTFHPGEAGSSVFSHPIVSRFLKGLERLYPQVRQPAPTWDLNLVLTRLMGPPFEPLAACSLLYLSWKTAFLVAVTSARQVLELRALTVDPPYTVFHKDKVQLRPHPAFLPKVVSSFHVNQDIFLPVFFPKPHSLRREQQLHTLDVRRALAFYIKRTKPFRHSPQLFVAVAERMKGMAISSQRIPSWVTSCIRTWYDLAHVPTGHLSAHSTQAQASSAAFLAHVPIQEICRGATWSSVHTFASHYALVQQSRDDAAFSSAVLHSATSRSNSTT encoded by the coding sequence atgccaggtgttctgctccctgcaaggtcgctccccgggctccctgtcggacgcgttcctccTTCCATGGACAGGCCACTtctgttatgccttcccaccgtttcctcTCGTCCACCAAGTTCTGCTCAAGatgcgcagggacaaagcccgcctTATCCTGATTTCTCCGGCTTGGCCGacgcagcattggtacaccatgctgctcgacctgtctctgtcagacccgattcccctgcctctctgcccggacctgatcacgcagggcTTCGGCAGGCtacaccacccagacctgcagtcccttcatctgactgcatggctgctggctggttaagccaatcAGAGCTGCGTTGTTCCGCCGCAGTGCAAcaagtgctgctgggaagcagaaagccctccacacGATCAACATACCTTgcaaaatggaagcgcttctgtcaCTGGTGCGCTCAGCAGGACCTTGTTCCGCAGTCTGTATCAGTCCCCAtcatcttggactatttatggtctctcaaagagcaagGTTTAGCGATCTCTTCACTAAGAGTgcaccttgcagctatttccaccttccatcctggggaggctggcagttccgtcttctcccatcctatagtttccagattccttaagggcttggagcgactctatCCCCAGGTCAGACAAccagcccctacctgggacctgaacctagtcttgaccaggctcatggggcccccctttgagcctttagccgcatgctcgctgctgtacctgtcctggaagacagcattcctagtTGCTGTCACCTCGGCGAGACAAGTCTTGGAACTTCgagctttgactgtggatcctccgtatacggtgttccataaggacaaggtacagctgcgaccacacccggcgttcctccctaaggtcgtctcctccTTTCAcgtcaatcaggacatcttcctgccagtcttttttccaaaacCGCACTCATTGCgacgggaacagcagctgcatactttagatgtccgcagggctctcgcgttttacatcaagaggaccaaacccttccgacattcacctcagctatttgtagccgTGGCAGAAcgcatgaagggcatggcaatctcttctCAGCGGATTccttcttgggtgacatcctgtattcggACGTGGtacgacttggctcatgttccgactggccatcttTCTGCCCATtctactcaggctcaagcctcatctgccgcgtttttggcccatgttcccatacaggaaatctgccgcggagccacctggtcttccgtccacacctttgcatcgcactatgcattggtccaacagtctagagacgatgccgccttcagCTCAGCGGTTTTACATTCCGCAACATCTCGCTCCAActccaccacctag